A portion of the Sphingobacterium spiritivorum genome contains these proteins:
- a CDS encoding Lrp/AsnC ligand binding domain-containing protein has protein sequence MENNYSNYDLDTLDIQILSILMEDASIPYTEIAKKLIVSGGTIHVRMKKMEELGIIRGSNLIINPQKVGFDITAFLGIYLDKGSQYADAVEQLKKIKEVVELHYCTGQYSIFAKIICRDTGHLRKVLNEDIQSVKGIQRTETIISLEESIKRQISLI, from the coding sequence ATGGAAAATAATTATTCCAACTACGATTTAGATACACTAGACATCCAGATCTTGTCCATATTAATGGAAGACGCTTCGATTCCGTACACTGAAATAGCTAAAAAATTAATTGTTTCGGGCGGTACCATACACGTTCGTATGAAAAAAATGGAAGAACTTGGAATCATCCGTGGTTCTAATCTGATTATCAATCCTCAAAAAGTAGGTTTTGATATCACTGCATTTTTAGGTATTTATCTGGATAAAGGATCTCAATATGCCGATGCTGTAGAACAATTGAAAAAAATCAAAGAAGTAGTTGAATTACATTATTGTACAGGTCAATACAGTATCTTCGCGAAAATTATCTGCCGTGATACCGGTCACTTGCGTAAGGTTCTGAATGAGGACATTCAATCTGTAAAAGGTATTCAGCGTACAGAGACTATTATCTCTCTTGAGGAAAGCATTAAAAGACAGATCAGTCTGATCTAA
- the rplQ gene encoding 50S ribosomal protein L17, producing MATSLIKHKRITTTLAKAKALRTYVEPLITKSKDDTTHSRRTVFSYLKDKDAVTILFREISEKVANRPGGYTRIIKMENRLGDNAEMAFIELVDYNEVYGATAATEKKTTRRRGGKKKTEGAEGATEEKPTAKKAAKAEVKADDLTIVEGIGPKIAEILVGAGIDTFAKLASAEVSKIEELLAEAGSNYNTAVPTTWPEQAQLAADGKFEELEKLKAELDGGKKAE from the coding sequence ATGGCTACATCATTGATCAAACACAAACGTATTACTACTACTTTGGCTAAAGCTAAAGCTTTACGTACTTATGTTGAGCCTTTGATCACAAAATCAAAAGACGATACAACTCACTCACGTCGTACAGTTTTCTCTTACCTGAAAGATAAAGATGCTGTCACTATCTTATTCCGTGAGATCTCTGAGAAAGTAGCAAATCGTCCGGGTGGTTACACTCGTATCATCAAAATGGAAAATCGTCTGGGTGATAATGCTGAAATGGCATTCATCGAGTTGGTAGACTACAATGAAGTATACGGTGCAACAGCTGCTACGGAAAAGAAAACTACTCGTCGTCGTGGTGGTAAGAAAAAAACTGAAGGTGCAGAAGGTGCTACTGAAGAAAAACCAACAGCGAAAAAAGCTGCTAAAGCAGAAGTTAAAGCTGATGATTTGACTATCGTAGAAGGTATCGGTCCTAAGATCGCTGAGATCTTGGTAGGTGCAGGTATCGACACATTTGCTAAATTAGCTTCAGCAGAAGTTTCTAAAATCGAAGAATTACTGGCTGAAGCTGGTTCGAACTACAACACTGCAGTTCCTACTACATGGCCTGAGCAGGCACAATTAGCTGCTGATGGTAAATTCGAAGAATTGGAAAAACTTAAAGCAGAATTGGACGGCGGTAAAAAAGCTGAATAA
- the rpsD gene encoding 30S ribosomal protein S4: MARYTGPKSKIARKFREPIFGPDKALEKKNYPPGQHGPSKRRGKQSEYAIQLLEKQKAKYTYGVLERQFSNLFVKAAAKHGITGENFLKLLEARLDNTVYRLGIAPTRAAARQLVSHKHITVNGGVVNIPSYSLRPGDVIAVRERSQSLEAVTTSIEGRKINKFAWLEWNANEFKGTFLSYPERTDIPENIKENLIVELYSK, from the coding sequence ATGGCTAGATATACAGGACCTAAGTCCAAAATTGCCCGTAAATTCAGAGAGCCGATCTTCGGCCCGGATAAAGCGCTAGAAAAGAAAAATTATCCTCCAGGCCAACACGGTCCATCAAAGCGCAGAGGAAAACAATCTGAATATGCTATTCAGTTGTTAGAGAAACAAAAAGCAAAATACACTTACGGTGTATTAGAGCGTCAGTTTTCAAACTTATTCGTGAAAGCTGCAGCTAAACATGGTATTACAGGTGAGAACTTCTTGAAATTATTAGAAGCTCGTTTAGATAACACTGTATACCGTTTAGGTATCGCTCCTACTCGTGCTGCTGCCCGTCAGTTAGTATCTCACAAGCACATCACTGTAAATGGTGGTGTTGTTAATATCCCTTCATACAGTCTGCGTCCAGGTGATGTGATCGCTGTACGTGAACGTTCACAGTCTTTAGAAGCTGTAACTACTTCAATAGAAGGTAGAAAGATTAACAAATTTGCTTGGTTAGAGTGGAATGCAAATGAGTTCAAAGGTACTTTTTTAAGTTACCCTGAAAGAACTGATATTCCAGAGAACATCAAAGAGAACTTAATCGTAGAGTTATACTCTAAATAA
- a CDS encoding M20 family metallo-hydrolase produces MSDMLTTLIDNSINLLQELIRIPSLSKEEADTADHIQRYLESYAVKTHRKGNNIWAYNRFYDAAKPTILLNSHHDTVKPNPGYSRDPFQAEISDDKLFGLGSNDAGGCLVSLIAVFLHYHEQKDLRYNFCLAATAEEEISGLNGISAIVDDLGRLEFAIVGEPTLMDLAITEKGLMVLDCEAQGVAGHAAREEGVNAIYEAMPDMEWFRTFRFPKESDSLGPVKMSVTQINAGSQHNVVPSTCSFVVDVRTTDAYSNEETLAIIQQHVKSSVKARSTRLTSSFISKDHPVVKAGIALGRNTYGSPTMSDQALLRIPSLKLGPGDSARSHMADEYIYVYEIEQGIPLYIQILDQIVH; encoded by the coding sequence ATGAGTGATATGCTGACGACGCTGATCGATAACAGTATTAATCTGCTGCAGGAGCTGATTCGAATTCCGTCTTTAAGTAAGGAAGAGGCTGATACAGCAGATCATATTCAACGCTATTTAGAGTCATACGCTGTAAAAACGCACCGGAAGGGAAATAATATCTGGGCATATAACCGCTTTTACGATGCCGCTAAGCCCACTATTTTACTGAATTCACACCATGATACGGTAAAACCGAATCCTGGGTATTCCAGAGATCCTTTTCAGGCTGAAATTAGTGATGATAAACTGTTTGGTCTGGGAAGTAACGATGCAGGAGGATGTTTGGTGTCATTGATCGCTGTATTCCTTCATTATCATGAGCAAAAAGATCTCAGATACAATTTTTGTCTAGCTGCGACTGCAGAAGAAGAAATCTCAGGACTCAACGGAATATCTGCTATTGTGGACGATTTGGGGAGGCTGGAGTTTGCAATAGTTGGCGAACCTACACTTATGGATCTTGCTATTACCGAAAAGGGGTTAATGGTGCTGGATTGCGAGGCACAGGGTGTAGCCGGACATGCTGCAAGAGAAGAAGGTGTAAATGCTATTTACGAAGCTATGCCGGATATGGAATGGTTCAGAACCTTCCGTTTCCCGAAAGAATCGGACAGTCTGGGGCCTGTTAAGATGTCAGTTACTCAGATTAATGCCGGTTCTCAACATAATGTAGTGCCCTCAACTTGTTCTTTTGTGGTTGATGTGCGGACTACGGATGCTTACAGTAATGAGGAGACGCTGGCTATTATTCAGCAACATGTAAAATCATCTGTCAAAGCAAGATCTACACGTCTTACATCTTCTTTTATTTCTAAAGATCATCCGGTTGTGAAAGCCGGGATAGCATTGGGACGTAATACATACGGATCTCCGACGATGAGCGATCAGGCATTATTGCGTATACCTTCTTTAAAACTTGGACCCGGAGACTCTGCCCGTTCGCACATGGCAGACGAATATATTTATGTATATGAAATAGAGCAGGGTATTCCCCTCTATATACAGATATTAGATCAAATCGTACATTAA
- the rpsK gene encoding 30S ribosomal protein S11 — MAKTKKATKKRIVVIESVGQAHINATFNNIIVTLTNNQGQTISWSSAGKMGFRGSKKNTPYAASQAASDCGKVAHDLGLRKVEVFVKGPGAGRESAIRTLQTVGIDVTTIKDITPLPHNGCRPPKRRRV; from the coding sequence ATGGCTAAAACTAAAAAAGCTACAAAAAAACGTATCGTTGTTATTGAGTCTGTTGGTCAAGCTCACATTAACGCAACGTTCAACAATATCATTGTAACTTTGACAAACAACCAAGGTCAGACTATTTCTTGGTCAAGCGCTGGTAAGATGGGCTTCAGAGGTTCTAAAAAGAACACTCCGTATGCAGCTTCTCAAGCAGCTTCTGACTGTGGTAAAGTTGCGCATGACCTGGGATTGCGTAAAGTTGAAGTATTCGTTAAAGGACCTGGTGCAGGACGTGAGTCTGCAATCAGAACATTACAAACTGTAGGAATCGATGTGACTACTATCAAAGATATCACTCCACTTCCACACAACGGTTGTCGTCCTCCAAAACGTAGAAGAGTATAA
- the rpsM gene encoding 30S ribosomal protein S13, whose amino-acid sequence MARIAGIDLPKNKRGVIGLTYIFGIGRQTATYILDKTGISEDVKVQDWNDDQLAAIRTIINDELKVEGALRSEVQLNIKRLMDIGCYRGLRHRKHLPVRGQRTKNNTRTRKGKRKTVANKKKATK is encoded by the coding sequence ATGGCAAGGATAGCAGGTATAGATTTACCTAAAAACAAAAGAGGTGTGATCGGCCTTACTTATATTTTCGGTATTGGTCGCCAAACAGCGACTTATATCTTAGATAAGACAGGAATCAGTGAGGACGTTAAAGTTCAGGACTGGAATGACGATCAATTAGCAGCAATCCGTACAATCATCAATGACGAATTGAAGGTTGAAGGTGCTTTACGTTCAGAAGTTCAATTGAACATCAAACGTCTGATGGATATCGGTTGTTACCGTGGATTACGTCACCGTAAACATTTACCTGTTCGTGGTCAACGTACTAAAAACAACACACGTACCCGTAAAGGTAAACGTAAGACAGTTGCAAACAAGAAAAAAGCTACTAAATAA
- a CDS encoding lysylphosphatidylglycerol synthase domain-containing protein — protein sequence MTNNTRKYLNLIIKIAVLLLAGWYIYSKVSSQHNLHEFKLLMKGLDKNLVTGVLIAVVVLMFCNWFLEIVKWKFISRRIEHLSWWRATEAVFCGLTWAIFTPNRIGEYGGRVMYLKAENRASGAVAMGVGHFAQLVLTSIFGALSIAWFMTTFLSFQPGVKILIWIAGIVYAAVFLLIFFNVHWVDRLVRRIKFLKKIQPFFSVLEDYNRRELSVILGLSLSRFIIFTSQYIILMEVILPDLPFLSMVLMIFILFFIQSAVPSLDLFDFSVRSFVASNLYSYITTQEIAVMAIVSCIWFVNLILPAILGSVFAIKVNYLSDNKS from the coding sequence TTGACAAATAATACCCGGAAATATCTCAATTTAATTATCAAAATTGCTGTTCTGCTATTAGCGGGCTGGTATATTTATTCCAAAGTCAGTAGTCAGCATAATCTTCATGAGTTTAAGCTACTGATGAAAGGTCTGGACAAAAATCTGGTTACCGGAGTATTGATTGCTGTTGTTGTACTCATGTTCTGTAACTGGTTTCTGGAGATTGTAAAATGGAAATTTATCAGCCGTCGTATCGAACATCTCAGTTGGTGGCGGGCAACTGAGGCTGTTTTCTGTGGTCTTACATGGGCTATTTTTACACCAAACCGAATAGGGGAGTATGGCGGGCGGGTGATGTATTTAAAAGCTGAAAACCGTGCATCCGGTGCTGTTGCAATGGGAGTCGGACATTTTGCCCAGCTTGTACTTACCAGTATATTCGGAGCACTGAGTATTGCCTGGTTTATGACTACATTTCTTTCCTTTCAGCCTGGTGTGAAGATTCTGATATGGATAGCAGGAATAGTATATGCCGCTGTATTTCTCCTAATTTTCTTCAATGTACATTGGGTGGACAGACTGGTTCGCAGAATTAAGTTTCTGAAAAAAATACAACCTTTTTTTTCCGTGCTTGAAGACTATAACAGACGCGAACTTTCTGTTATTCTTGGGTTGTCATTATCACGGTTTATTATCTTCACTTCACAATATATCATCCTGATGGAAGTTATTCTTCCTGATTTGCCATTTTTATCAATGGTTTTGATGATTTTTATCTTGTTTTTTATACAATCTGCCGTACCTTCGCTTGATTTATTTGATTTTAGTGTCCGGAGTTTTGTTGCCAGTAATTTATATAGTTATATTACTACACAGGAGATTGCAGTTATGGCTATCGTCTCCTGTATCTGGTTTGTCAACCTGATTTTACCGGCGATTCTGGGTTCAGTTTTTGCAATAAAAGTTAATTATTTAAGTGATAACAAGTCTTAG
- a CDS encoding DNA-directed RNA polymerase subunit alpha, with translation MAILAFQRPDKVIMQKSTDFDGTFEFRPLEPGFGVTIGNALRRILLSSLEGYAITSIRFSGVSHEFSTIKGVVEDVTEIILNLKQVRFKKTGEQGDSEKIFVVINGQEQFLAGDITKFSNNFTVLNPDFVVCNMDSSVTIEVELSVAKGRGYVNAEENKVTDGPVGLIAIDSIFTPIKNVKYTIENYRVEQKTDYEKLLLDITTDGSIHPEDALKEAAKILIQHFMLFSDENMLLESQTKEETKVVDEEILHMRKILKTELVDLDLSVRALNCLKAADIRTLAELVTYDVADMLKFRNFGKKSLSEIQELVKSKGLSFGMNLSKFKLDEE, from the coding sequence ATGGCAATTTTAGCATTTCAAAGACCGGATAAAGTTATCATGCAAAAATCAACTGATTTTGATGGTACGTTCGAATTTCGTCCATTAGAACCAGGATTTGGCGTGACAATTGGTAATGCTTTGCGCCGTATTTTATTGTCCTCATTAGAAGGATATGCAATTACGTCGATAAGGTTTTCAGGAGTTTCTCATGAATTTTCTACTATTAAAGGTGTAGTAGAAGATGTAACTGAGATTATCTTGAACTTGAAGCAGGTTCGTTTCAAAAAGACTGGTGAACAAGGTGATAGCGAAAAAATATTTGTAGTAATCAATGGGCAAGAGCAATTCTTAGCCGGCGATATCACTAAATTCTCTAACAATTTTACAGTTCTTAATCCTGATTTTGTTGTTTGCAACATGGATAGCTCTGTAACTATTGAAGTTGAATTGAGCGTTGCTAAGGGACGTGGATATGTTAATGCTGAGGAGAATAAAGTAACGGACGGACCAGTAGGTCTGATCGCGATCGACTCTATCTTTACTCCGATTAAGAATGTTAAATATACCATTGAGAACTACCGTGTAGAACAAAAAACTGACTACGAGAAATTGTTGTTAGACATCACTACTGATGGTTCTATTCACCCAGAGGATGCTTTGAAAGAAGCAGCTAAGATTTTGATCCAACACTTCATGTTATTCTCTGACGAGAATATGCTATTGGAATCTCAAACAAAAGAAGAGACTAAAGTAGTAGACGAAGAAATCTTACATATGCGTAAGATCCTTAAAACTGAATTAGTAGATCTTGATCTTTCAGTTCGTGCATTGAACTGTCTTAAAGCTGCTGATATTCGCACATTAGCAGAGTTAGTTACATACGACGTTGCTGATATGTTGAAATTCAGAAACTTTGGTAAAAAATCTTTAAGCGAAATCCAGGAATTGGTAAAATCGAAAGGTTTATCATTCGGAATGAACTTGTCTAAATTCAAGTTAGACGAAGAATAA
- the ruvC gene encoding crossover junction endodeoxyribonuclease RuvC codes for MQKEKAKERIILGIDPGTVVLGYGLVKETGKKISLISLGVIKMGHLDDHALKLQRIFKKTSALIEEYKPDCVALEAPFYGKNIQVMLKLGRAQGVAMAAALNHDIPIFEYSPRKIKQSVTGNGNATKEQVAAMLKTLLSFNETPEFLDATDGLAVAVCHSFQQNTSSSGTSKSYSGWEAFIKDNEKRVK; via the coding sequence ATGCAAAAGGAAAAGGCTAAAGAACGTATTATTCTGGGAATTGATCCGGGAACTGTGGTATTAGGCTATGGATTGGTAAAGGAAACCGGCAAAAAAATATCCCTTATTTCTCTGGGTGTTATAAAAATGGGACATCTTGATGATCACGCCTTGAAACTGCAACGTATCTTTAAAAAGACTTCTGCTCTTATCGAAGAATATAAGCCCGATTGTGTAGCCCTTGAAGCGCCCTTTTATGGTAAAAATATTCAGGTTATGCTCAAGCTGGGCCGCGCTCAGGGGGTAGCTATGGCTGCAGCACTCAATCATGATATTCCGATCTTCGAATATTCTCCCCGAAAGATAAAGCAGTCTGTGACCGGTAATGGTAATGCAACAAAAGAACAGGTTGCGGCCATGCTAAAAACACTACTGAGCTTCAATGAAACACCCGAATTTCTGGATGCCACAGATGGCCTGGCTGTTGCAGTCTGCCACTCTTTCCAACAAAATACATCTTCTTCCGGGACGTCAAAAAGTTACAGCGGATGGGAAGCTTTTATAAAGGACAACGAAAAACGCGTCAAGTAA
- the proC gene encoding pyrroline-5-carboxylate reductase yields MSKITIIGTGNIGLSLAKGLVKSGAYPASDITLTRRSLSALDKEKQEGFGVSDNNAAAVEAADIVVLAVLPQQLRKVMEELEPTIGAHQLIVSVVSGVSCADVKAILGSTIPVVRAMPNTAIAIGQSMTCIATDNASEQQLEQVQQLFETVGAVVVINEDLMTSATALCACGIAFFLRSIRAASQGGVEIGFHAHDALKMAIQTAKGAADLLLQTQNHPESEIDKVTSPKGCTIAGLNEMEHNGFSSAFIKGIKLSAAKAGGLYNE; encoded by the coding sequence ATGAGTAAAATAACAATTATCGGAACAGGAAATATCGGGCTTTCCCTTGCAAAGGGACTCGTTAAATCAGGCGCTTATCCGGCTTCTGATATTACTTTGACGAGAAGATCGTTGTCCGCACTGGATAAGGAAAAACAGGAAGGATTCGGAGTGAGTGATAATAATGCTGCAGCTGTTGAAGCAGCAGATATCGTAGTTCTTGCCGTCCTGCCTCAGCAACTCAGGAAAGTGATGGAGGAGCTCGAACCGACTATTGGTGCTCACCAGCTTATAGTTTCTGTCGTATCAGGTGTTTCCTGTGCAGACGTGAAAGCAATATTAGGCAGTACTATACCTGTGGTACGTGCTATGCCCAATACAGCAATAGCTATCGGGCAGTCTATGACTTGTATTGCTACCGATAATGCCAGCGAACAACAGTTGGAGCAGGTACAGCAACTCTTCGAAACAGTAGGTGCTGTTGTTGTTATCAATGAAGATCTGATGACCTCTGCCACAGCTTTGTGCGCATGTGGTATTGCGTTTTTCCTGCGTAGTATACGTGCCGCATCTCAGGGAGGTGTAGAAATAGGATTTCATGCACATGACGCATTAAAAATGGCAATTCAGACAGCCAAAGGTGCTGCTGATCTTTTACTGCAGACACAAAATCACCCCGAAAGTGAGATAGATAAAGTAACCAGTCCTAAAGGCTGTACAATAGCCGGATTGAACGAGATGGAACACAATGGATTCAGTTCTGCTTTTATAAAAGGAATAAAGCTTTCTGCTGCTAAAGCAGGAGGATTATATAATGAGTGA
- a CDS encoding aspartate aminotransferase family protein: MDLFNVYPINPINIVKAQGSTVWDAAGNAYLDLYGGHAVISIGHTHPHYVRRLTDQLNEIGFYSNSVEIPIQKELARLLGEISGKSDYHLFLCNSGAEANENALKLASFYNKRKKIISFTKAFHGRTSLAVAATDNPNIVAPVNETDNVVFLPFNDEQALQQAFDSFGEEISSVIIEGIQGVGGIQEASVPFLRLIRSLCDQHNAVFIADAVQCGYGRTGSFYSHDYAGIDADIYTMAKGMGNGFPIGAISIAPKFKAVFGMLGTTFGGNHLACAAAVAVLEVIKQDNLLKNAAEIGQYLITELKKIDRIKEVRGRGLMIGIDLPEDLSTLKKELLEKEKIFTGEAKPNVIRLLPALNITKAHADQFLEAFDRRLKAL, encoded by the coding sequence ATGGACTTATTTAACGTTTATCCCATTAATCCGATCAACATCGTAAAGGCACAAGGTTCTACGGTGTGGGATGCAGCAGGAAATGCTTATTTAGATCTGTATGGTGGACATGCAGTCATTTCTATTGGACACACTCATCCACATTATGTGCGACGATTGACGGATCAGCTTAATGAGATAGGTTTTTATTCCAATTCTGTCGAAATCCCGATTCAAAAAGAACTGGCTCGCTTACTGGGAGAAATATCCGGCAAATCAGACTATCATCTGTTCTTATGTAATTCAGGAGCTGAGGCAAATGAAAATGCATTAAAACTGGCTTCATTCTATAATAAACGCAAAAAGATAATCTCTTTCACGAAAGCATTTCACGGGCGTACGTCTCTGGCAGTGGCTGCTACGGACAATCCGAATATCGTGGCTCCGGTGAATGAAACAGATAATGTGGTATTTCTTCCATTTAATGATGAGCAGGCACTGCAACAGGCTTTTGACTCCTTTGGTGAAGAAATATCTTCTGTGATAATAGAAGGCATACAAGGCGTTGGCGGTATACAGGAAGCTTCTGTTCCATTCCTGAGATTGATCAGATCTTTATGTGATCAGCATAATGCGGTATTCATCGCAGATGCAGTACAGTGTGGTTATGGACGTACAGGATCTTTTTATTCTCATGACTATGCAGGTATTGATGCTGATATATATACAATGGCCAAAGGTATGGGAAATGGTTTTCCGATAGGAGCGATCAGCATTGCTCCGAAGTTTAAAGCTGTCTTTGGGATGTTAGGGACAACTTTCGGTGGAAATCATCTTGCATGTGCAGCTGCAGTGGCTGTGCTTGAAGTAATAAAACAGGATAACCTGTTAAAAAATGCAGCGGAAATAGGTCAGTATCTGATAACGGAACTGAAAAAAATAGACAGAATCAAAGAAGTAAGAGGAAGAGGGTTAATGATCGGTATAGATCTTCCGGAAGATCTATCGACACTCAAAAAAGAACTTCTGGAAAAGGAAAAAATCTTTACCGGTGAAGCTAAACCAAACGTAATCCGTTTACTTCCGGCATTGAATATAACAAAAGCGCATGCTGATCAATTTTTGGAAGCATTTGATAGAAGATTAAAAGCCCTTTAG
- the argB gene encoding acetylglutamate kinase, giving the protein MGVSTLNIIKIGGNVIDNEQDLNDFLEKFSALSGKKILVHGGGKIATRLAADLGIEANLIDGRRVTDAEMLKIVTMVYAGLTNKSIVSKLQNLNCDALGLSGADGDTIRTMKRPVKDIDYGFVGDIMHDSINTASIKKVLEAGFVPVFSAITHNGVGQLLNTNADTIASALAVALADLYETSLIYCFEKNGVLRDVTDENSVFERINAKDFEQLKKEGVIHTGMIPKLQNAFDAIRKGVKHVYVGNANNLHLFQQSHFGTCLVAK; this is encoded by the coding sequence ATGGGGGTTAGTACGCTGAATATTATAAAGATTGGTGGTAATGTAATAGATAATGAGCAGGATCTGAATGATTTTTTAGAAAAATTCTCTGCGTTATCCGGAAAAAAAATATTAGTACACGGTGGTGGAAAGATCGCTACAAGATTAGCAGCAGATTTAGGTATTGAAGCTAATCTGATTGATGGCAGAAGAGTGACTGACGCTGAAATGCTGAAAATCGTTACAATGGTTTATGCAGGTCTTACGAATAAGTCCATTGTCTCTAAACTGCAGAATTTGAATTGTGATGCATTGGGGCTTAGCGGTGCTGACGGAGATACGATCCGCACGATGAAACGCCCTGTCAAAGACATTGATTATGGATTTGTGGGCGATATCATGCACGATTCGATCAATACAGCTTCTATAAAGAAAGTACTGGAAGCGGGGTTTGTGCCCGTTTTCTCCGCAATCACACACAATGGTGTCGGGCAGTTGCTGAATACCAATGCGGATACCATTGCATCCGCTTTGGCCGTTGCATTGGCAGATTTGTATGAGACTTCACTCATTTATTGTTTTGAAAAAAATGGCGTATTACGCGATGTGACAGATGAAAACTCTGTTTTTGAACGTATAAATGCTAAGGATTTTGAACAACTTAAAAAAGAAGGCGTTATTCATACCGGAATGATCCCTAAATTGCAGAATGCGTTTGATGCTATCCGTAAAGGTGTAAAGCATGTATACGTTGGCAATGCAAATAATCTGCATCTGTTTCAGCAGAGTCATTTCGGGACTTGTCTGGTCGCTAAATAA
- a CDS encoding acetylornithine carbamoyltransferase — protein MNKFFSVDDIPNLSEAVKEALALKANPNANEDLGRHKTLGLVFLNPSLRTRLSTQKAAMNLGMNVMVMNMDKDGWALETQDGVVMNGTTVEHIREAAAVMGEYCDILGLRSFPKLKDRKEDYSEDLFSKFMKYCAVPVVSLESATRHPLQSLTDLITIVEHWNKPGKPKVVLTWAPHVKALPQAVPNSFAEWMCRAQEEGLLDFTVVQPEGYQLAKEFTEGATISTNLKESLKDADFVYVKNWSSYEDYGKVYPIEEDWMMDNKKLKLTNDAKVMHCLPVRRDLELSSEILDGPNSLVIKEASNRVWAAQVVIKRMLENLKK, from the coding sequence ATGAACAAGTTTTTTTCAGTAGACGATATTCCGAATCTCTCCGAGGCTGTTAAGGAAGCATTAGCACTAAAGGCTAATCCAAATGCCAATGAAGATCTGGGAAGACATAAAACACTGGGTTTAGTTTTTTTAAATCCAAGTTTACGTACCCGTTTGAGTACCCAAAAAGCAGCAATGAATCTGGGTATGAATGTCATGGTCATGAATATGGACAAAGATGGCTGGGCTCTGGAGACACAGGATGGTGTTGTGATGAATGGTACTACAGTAGAGCATATCCGTGAAGCTGCTGCAGTTATGGGTGAATACTGTGATATCTTGGGGCTGCGTTCTTTTCCTAAGTTGAAAGACAGAAAAGAAGATTACAGCGAAGATCTGTTCAGCAAGTTTATGAAATATTGTGCTGTACCCGTTGTTTCGTTGGAAAGTGCAACCAGACACCCTTTACAAAGTCTGACGGATTTGATTACGATCGTAGAGCATTGGAACAAGCCGGGTAAACCGAAAGTCGTGTTGACATGGGCACCCCATGTAAAAGCATTGCCACAGGCTGTCCCTAATTCTTTTGCGGAATGGATGTGCAGAGCTCAGGAAGAAGGTCTGCTGGACTTTACAGTTGTACAACCGGAAGGTTATCAGCTGGCCAAAGAATTTACGGAAGGAGCTACCATCTCTACCAATCTTAAAGAAAGTCTCAAAGATGCAGACTTTGTATATGTCAAGAACTGGTCTTCTTATGAAGATTACGGCAAGGTATATCCTATAGAAGAAGACTGGATGATGGATAACAAGAAGTTGAAGCTTACAAATGATGCGAAGGTAATGCATTGCCTTCCGGTAAGACGGGACCTTGAACTGTCTTCCGAGATTTTAGACGGTCCCAATTCACTTGTTATTAAAGAAGCAAGCAACAGAGTATGGGCTGCTCAGGTGGTTATCAAAAGAATGTTGGAAAATTTAAAGAAATAA